Below is a window of Rhodopseudomonas sp. P2A-2r DNA.
TGACGACAAGTGAGGGTGACGGCAATTGCTGGGCGCGACATGAAAAGGCCGGGATCGCTCCCGGCCTTTTTGTTGTTTGGTACTGCTGCGCTCCCTCTCCCCGACGGGGAGAGGGAAACAAGACGCCTCAGTTCGACGCGCGCTTCTGCGGCGGGGTGGCCGGCCATGACTTGATCAGCGTGTCGTAGTCGACCGTCTCGCCCTTCGGCTTCTCGTTGGCAAGCTTGCGCTGCGGCGCGATGTTGCCGTCCTTGGCAGACTTCGCGTACCAGTACTCAGCCGTCTCCTTCTTGTTCAGCTTCGGTCCGCACTCGCCCTGAACCTTGGACCGCTCAAGTCGCTCGAGCACCGAGTCCTGAGCTGCCGCCAGCGAGTCCATCGCCGCCTGCGGCGTCTTCGCACCGGACGACGCATCGCCGATGTTCTGCCACCACAGCTGCGCCAGCTTCGGATAGTCCGGGATGTTGTTGCCGGTCGGCGACCACTGCACGCGGGCCGGCGAACGGTAGAATTCAATCAGACCGCCGAGCTTGGGCGCGCGCTCGGTGAACGACTTGTCCCAGATGTCGCTTTCACGGATGAAGGTGAGGCCGACATGGCTCTTCTTCAGGCTCACCGTCTTCGAGGTGATGAACTGCAGATACAGCCAGGCGGCCTTGCGGCGATCGGCCGGGGTCGACTTCAGCAGGGTTGCCGAGCCGACGTCTTGATAGCCGAGCTTCATGCCTTCCTTCCAGTACGCACCATGTGGCGACGGCGCCATCCGCCACTTCGGCGTGCCGTCCGCATTCATCACCGGCAGGCCGGGCTTGACCATGTCGGCGGTGAAGGCAGTGTACCAGAACATCTGCTGGGCGACGTTGCCCTGGGCAGGCACCGGACCGGATTCCGAGAAAGTCATGCCTTGCGCCTGCGGCGGGGCATATTTCTTCATCCAGTCGAGATATTTGACGATCGAATAGACCGCCGCCGGACCGTTGGTGTCGCCGCCGCGCTCGATCGACGAGCCGACCGGACGGCAGCCTTCCATGCGGATGCCCCATTCGTCGACCGGCAGGCCGTTCGGCAGGCCCTTGTCGCCGTTGCCGGCCATCGACAGCCAGGCGTCGGTGAAGCGCCAGCCGAGCGAGGGATCCTTCTTGCCGTAGTCCATGTGGCCATAGACCTTGACGCCGTTGATCTCCTTGATGTCGTTGGTGAAGAACTCGGCGATGTCCTCATAGGCCGACCAGTTCACGGGGACGCCGAGATCGTAGCCGTACTTGGCCTTGAACTTGGCCTTGTAGTCGGGATTGGTGAACCAGTCGTACCGGAACCAGTAAAGGTTGGCGAACTGCTGGTCGGGCAGCTGATACATCCTCTTGTCGGGCGCGGTGGTGAACGACGTGCCGATGAAATCCTTGACGTCGAGCATGGGATCGGTGACGTCCTTGCCCTCGCCGGTCATGTAGTCCGACAGCGCGATGGTCTGGCCGTAGCGGAAATGCGTGCCGATCAGATCGGAGTCGTTGATCCAGCCGTCATAGACATTCTTGCCGGACTGCATCTGGGTCTGCAGCTTCTCGACCACGTCGCCTTCCTGGATCAGGTCGTGCTTGAGCTTGATGCCGGTCAGCTCGGAGAACGCCTTGGCCAGCGTCTTGGATTCATACTCATGCGTCGTCAGGGTTTCGGAGACGACATTGATCTCCATGCCCTTGAACGGCTCAGCGGCTTTCGCGAACCACTGCAGTTCCTTCAGCTGATCGGCCTTGGAGAGCGTCGAGGGCTGGAACTCGGTGTCGATCCACTTCTGCGCCGCGGCATCGTCGGCGAGGGCCGGCGCTGCCAGCGTGATCGATCCGGCGATCAGCGCGGCGGCGCTGGTCATCATCAAGCGCACCGTGGGGACACGACTGCGTTGTCTTGTCATGTGTTTCATTTGCTTCCTCCGTTGCAGCATTACTGCAGGCCCGGGTTGATCCCGCTCCTGGTCGTCTTCGTGGTTCAGACCGTGCGGAAAATGCCGACGGCCAGAGCCAGCGAAATCAGTGTCGCGAGCCACAGGCTCGAAATCCCAAGTCCCTCTTCCCCGATGGGAAGCGTGGCGATCGGGTCGGTCCCGACAAAGCCGATCCACAGCAGATGGACGACCGCCGCCACGATCAGCGACACGAACAGGCGATCGCCGCGGGTGGTGGGAATCCTCAGAATGCCGACGCGCTCAGCCTCGGGATAGACCGCTGCGAGCCAGGTCATCGTGCCCAGTGTCATCGCCAGCAGCGCAAAGAAGATTGCGGTCGGCGGTGTCCAAGCCATCCATGCGATGTTTTCCATGTTGTCCTCCTACACCCGGCCCAGCGCAAAGCCGCGGGCGATATAATTGCGGACAAACCAGATCACCAGCGCACCCGGAATGATGGTGAGCACACCCGCAGCAGCGAGCAGGCCCCAGTCCATGCCGGCGGCAGAAACTGTACGAGTCATCACCGCCGCGATCGGCTTGGCATTGACCGAGGTCAGCGTACGGGCCAGCAGCAGTTCGACCCAGGAGAACATGAAGCAGAAAAAGGCGGCGACGCCGATGCCCGAGGCGATCAGCGGCACCAGGATCTTGACGAAAAACTTCGGAAATGAATAGCCGTCGAGGAACGCGGTCTCGTCGATCTCCCGCGGCACGCCGGAGACAAAACCTTCCAGGATCCATACCGCCAGCGGGACGTTGAACAGGCAATGCGCCAGCGCCACCGCCCAAGGCGTATCGAACAGGCCGATCGCAGAATACAGATTGAAGAATGGCAACGCATAGACCGCAGCCGGAGCCATCCGGTTGGACAGCAGCCAGAAGAACAGATGCTTGTCGCCAAGGAAACGATAGCGCGAGAACGCATAGGCTGCGGGCAGTGCGAAGGAAATGGAGATGATCGTATTGATCACCACGTATTTCAACGAATTGATGTAGCCGGAATACCAGCTCTCGTCGGTAAAGATCCGGATGTAGTTTTCCAGCGTCGGCAGATGCGGCCACAGCGTCATCGTCGAGACGATCTCGCCGTTGGTCTTGAAGCTCATATTGACCAGCCAATAGATCGGCAGCAGCAGGAAGACGAGGTACAGCGACAGGATCAGGCGACGGCCGGGGATTGAATGCATCAGACCGCTCCTTCTCGGTGACCGCGATCGACCCCGACATTGGTCATCACGGTGTAGAAAATCCAGCAGACGATCAGGATGATCAGATTATAGACCAGCGACAGCGCCGCGGCCTTGCCGAGATCGAACTGCCCGAGCGCGATCTTGACCAGTTCGATGGAGACGAAGGTGGTCGAGTTGCCCGGGCCACCTCCGGTCACGACGAACGGTTCGGTGTAGATCATGAAACTGTCCATGAAGCGCAGCAACACACCGATCAGCAACACGCGGTTCAGTTTCGGCAGTTGGATCGCAGTAAACACGGCCCAGCGCGAGGCGCCGTCGATCTGCGCCGCCTGATAATAGGCATCGGGGATCGACTTCAGACCGGCATAGCACAGCAGTGCGATCAGGCTGGTCCAGTGCCAGACGTCCATCACGATGACCGTGGCCCAGGCATCGAACTCGTTGGAGACGTAATTGTAGTCCATGCCCACATGGTTGAGCGTATAGCCAAGCAGGCCGATGTCCGGCCGGCCGAAGATCTGCCAGATGGTGCCGACCACGTTCCACGGGATCAGCAGCGGCAGCGCCATGATCACGAGGCAGGCGGCGACCCGCCAGCCCTCGCGCGGCATCGACAGCGCAACGACGATGCCGAGCGGCACCTCGATGGCGAGGATAATCGCGGAGAAAGCCAGATTGCGCCACAGCGAGGCATAGAAGCGCCCGCCGAGATCGGAGCTCGGATCGAGCAGCTCCTTGAACCAGCCGGCGCCGTTCCAGAAGAACTGGTTGTTGCCGAACGTATCCTGGATCGAATAGTTGACCACCGTCATCAGCGGCAGCACCGCGGAGAACGCCACCACCAGAAACACCGGCAGCACGAGGAACCAGGCCTTCTGGTTGACGGTCTTGTCCATCAGACGACTCCCTCGACCAGCCGGCTGTCGGCATAGATGTGAACACGCGCCGGATCGAACACCAGGCCCGCCTCGCTGCCGGAGATCGAAAAATCCGCCGGCACCCGGGCCGAGAACTTGACATCGCCGACCCGCACCCGCGCAAAGCGCACGCGGCCGAGATCGTCGATCCGCTCGATGGTCGCCGAAAGCCGCCCCGGTCCCGGAGCCGCCACATGGACGAATTCCGGACGCACGCCCACTTCGATCTTCGCGCCGGCCGGCAGGCGATCGTAACTGCGCTGCAGCGCGATCGTGTGGCCATCGATGCGGGCTTCGCGGCCCTCTACGCGGGCGGGCACGATGTTCATGCCCGGAGAGCCGATGAAATAGCCGACAAACGTATGCGCGGGCCGGTCGAACAGTTCTTCCGGCGTGCCGGCCTGCACCACGCGACCGTCATGCATCACCACCACCGTATCTGCGAAGGTCAGCGCTTCGGTCTGGTCGTGGGTGACATAGATCATCGTGAGATCCAGCGCGCGGTGCAGCGCCTTCAGCTTCGAGCGCAGCTCCCATTTCAGCGCCGGATCGATCACCGTCAGCGGCTCGTCGAACAGCACCGCCGCAACGTCGGACCGCACCAGACCGCGGCCGAGCGAAATCTTCTGCTTGGCATCGGCCGTCAGCCGTGTGGCTTTGCGGGTGAGAACCGGCGTAAGATCAAGCAGCTCCGCGATTTCGGCCACGCGCTTGTCGATTTCGGGCTTCGGCACGCCGCGATTCTTCAGCGGAAACGCCAAATTCTCTCCCACCGTCATGGTGTCGTAGATGACCGGAAACTGGAACACCTGCGCGATGTTGCGCTTCTGCGTCGACAGCGGCGTAATATCGACGCCGTCGAACAGGATCTGGCCGCGTGTCGGCGCGACGATCCCGGAGATCAGATTGAGCAATGTGGTCTTGCCGCAGCCGGAAGGGCCGAGCAGCGCATAGGCGCCGCCCTGCCGCCAGGTCATCGAGACCGGCTTCAGCGCATAGGAATCCGGGGCGGCATCGGGGCCGCCATAGGACTGTGCGAGATCGACCAGATCGATACGGGCCATGGCGCTAGTTCCTCATCGCCTCTGGCGCCGCGACCAGTCGGCCGTCGGCATCGAAAATGAAAAGATTGTCGGGATCGAGCACCGCGTCGAGCACATCACCCGGCGCGAATTCGTGCACGCCCTGCAGCACCGCCACCCAGTTGGAGGCGTCGCGCTTCAGATGCACGAAGCTTTCCGAGCCGGTGATTTCGGTCACCGTCACAGTGGCGGGAAAGGCGTGGCGGCCGGCGATGCCGTTGGCCAGTTCCAGCTGGTGCGCACGGAAACCGACGCGGTAGGCGCCGTCGCTCAGGTCCGCATAGAGCCCGCTGGCGGGCGCCTGCCCGCCGCCGGCATACTGCACCGTGCCGTTCTTCTTCTCGATGGCGACCACGTTGAGCGGCGGATCGGAAAACACCTCGGCGACCTTGAGGGTCTCCGGACGGCGATAGACCTTCGACGTCTCGCCGATCTGCAGCACCTCGCCCTCCCACAGGCACACGGTGCGGCCGCCGAGCAACAGCGCCTCGGACGGCTCCGTCGTGGCGTACACAAATATCGCGCCGGATTCCTCGAAGATGCGCGGCAATTCAGTACGCAATTCCTCGCGCAGCTTGTAGTCGAGATTGGCCAGCGGCTCGTCGAGCAACACGAGGTCGGCGCCCTTGACCAGGGCGCGGGCGATGGCGGTGCGCTGCTGCTGGCCGCCGGACAGCTGCAGCGGCGTGCGATCGAGATAGGGCTCGAGCTTCAGAAGCTTCGCGGCCTCGCGCACGCGGCTTTCGATTTCGGCCTTCGGCTTGCCCTGCACGCGCAGCGGCGAGGCGATGTTCTCGTACACCGTCAGCGAGGGGTAGTTGATGAATTGCTGATAGACCATGGCCACCGAGCGCTTGCGCACGTCAATGCCGGTCACGTCCTTACCATCGACGAGGACGCGGCCTTGCGTCGGCTTGTCCAGGCCGGCGAGCAGCCGCATGATCGATGTCTTGCCGGCGAGCGTGGGGCCGAGCAGGACGCTCAGGGCGCCTCTTTCGAGCGTCAACGAGACGTCGCGGATGGTGGGAATGCCATCCACGGCGCGCGAGACATGGTCAAGGGTGATGGTCATGTCTGCACTCTCGCTGCTCGCTCTGCAGGCCTAGGCGCGTCACGTCGGGCGGCAAGCCAGCCCTCCAGCGCCGCGACCTCCGCCGCCGACAGACGCAATCCCAGCTTGGAGCGTCGCCACACGATGTCGTCCGCCGTCACCGCCCACTCGTTCTCTATCAAGTATCTGATTTCGGCTTCCGTCAATGTGGCGCCGAAGTCCTGGCCGAGGTCCGCCATCGATGCCGCCTGCCCGAGCAATTTGTGCGCGCGCGTGCCATAGGCATGGACGAGCCGGTCGGCATGGCCCGGTGTCAGGAATGGATAGTCGCGTCGCAGCTCGGCGATCAGCGCGTCCACCGCGGAGACATCGAAGTCGCCGCCGGGCAGCGGCGCCGTCGCGGTCCAGCCTTCGGCCGCCTTGGTGCCTTTCAACCAGGGCGCCAGCTTCTGCAGCGCTTCTTCGGCGAGCCGGCGATAGGTCGTGATCTTGCCGCCATAGATCGACAGCAGCGGCGCGCCGCCGGGCAGGTCCAGTTCGAACACGTAGTCGCGCGTGGCCGCCTTGGCCTCGTTGGCGCCGTCGTCATAGAGCGGGCGAACGCCGGAATAGGTCCACACCACGTCCTCCGGCTTGACGGGCTTTGCCAGATATTCACTGACGGATGTGCAGAGGTAGCTGATCTCGTCGGCGGAGATTTTCACCTGGGCGGGGTCGCCCTGATAGTCCAGATCGGTGGTGCCGATCAGGGTGAAGTCATCCTGATAGGGGATCGCAAAGACGATGCGACCATCTGCGTTCTGGAAGATGTAGGCGCGGTCGTGGGCATAGAGTTTGGGCACCACAATGTGCGAGCCCTGCACCAGCCTTACCTTGGCCTTCGCGTTGACCCCGGCGCCTGACGCCAGAATTTTCTCCACCCAGGGACCGCCTGCGTTGACCAGCGCGCGGGCGCGGATCGTGCTGCGCTCTCCGCTGACCGTGTCCTCGATGGTGACCTGCCAGATTCCGTCGACCTGACTGACCGCGGTGGCGCGGGTGCGGGTGCGGATGTCGGCGCCGCGGTCGAAGGCGTCGCGCGCGGTCAGCACCACCAGACGGGCATCGTCGACGAAGCAATCGGAATATTCAAAACCCCGGCGGAAGCGGCCGGGCGCAAGCGGCTTGCCTAGTCCGTCATGGGCTAGGTCGAGGGTGCGGGTCGGCGGCAGCAATTTGCGGCCGCCAATATGGTCATAGAGAAACAGGCCGAGCCGGAGAAACCAGGCCGGCCGCAGCCCGGAATGGTGCGGCAGCACGAAACGCAGCGGCCGAATGATGTGCGGCGCGATCTGCCAGAGGATTTCGCGCTCCATCAGCGCGTGGCGCACCAGCCGGAACTCATAATATTCCAGATAACGCAGCCCGCCGTGCACGAGCTTGGTCGACCAGGACGAGGTGCCACTGGCCAAATCATTCATTTCGCAAAGGAAAACGGAATTGCCTCGGCCCACAGCATCGCGGGCAATGCCGCAACCGTTGACGCCGCCACCGATAATAGCGAGGTCGAAAACCTGACCCACCCGAACTCCCCCTGCGCCAACTGGTCGGCGCCATCAGACGCCCAACCTTCGCATTCAGCGATTGGCTTTCGGTTTTCAGTAAATCACAACCAAAAGCGAAAGCAACCGCCTTTTGGAGAGCTAGCCTGCTTTTTCCTGCGCAGGGGAGCATCGTTTCCGGTTTCGTCGGGTTCCCCGGTCGAGCCCGACAGCGCTTCGATGACCTGGATGCCACGCGCCTGGCAGATCGCCTGCAGCCCGGCAGGCAGGGCTAAGTCGGTGACAAAGGTCTGGATCTGGCTGAGATGGGCAATGCGCACCGCCGCGGTACGCCGCAGCTTGGTGGAGTCGGCGACCAGCATGATGCTGCGGGCATTGGCCATGATCGCCTGCGCGGCCTGCACCTCGCGGTAGTCGAAATCCAGCAGCGCGCCCTCCCCGTCGATGGCCGAGGCGCCGATGATGGCATAATCGACCTTGAACTGCCCGATCAGACCGATGGCGGTGGAACCGATCACCGCGCCGTCGGAGCGCCGGACGGTGCCGCCGGCAACGATCACCTCGATACGCGGATGGCGATACAGCATCATCGCCACGTTGAGGTTGTTGGTAATCACCAGCAGGTCCTCATGCGCCGTCAGCGCATTGGCGACTTCTTCGGTGGTGGTGCCGATGTTGATGAACAGCGAACTGCCGTTGGGAATCTGCGCCGCCGCGGCGATGCCGATCGCGCGCTTTTCCTCGGCGGCCACAAAGCGGCGCGCTTCGTAAGCGAGGTTTTCCACGCCGGAGGCAATGATCGCGCCGCCGTGAATCCGTGTCAGCGAACGCTGATCGCAGAGGTCATTGAGATCCTTGCGAATCGTTTGCGCCGAGACCTCGAAGCGGCGGACGAGATCGTCCACCATCACCCGACCGGTGGCGCGGGCAATATTCAGAATTTCTGTCTGGCGATGGCTGAGTCCGGTCACGATGCACCTCTGGCGAGGCGCGCATGGTGAGGCGGTTGCCGGCGATCGTCAACGCGGCTGGCCTCACCGGCTTGTTTCCCCTCACCCGGCAAGGAGAGGGGCGGCAAAACAGCCTGCCCGTTCAGGCTGCGGAGACCACCGCAGCCGCAGGAAAGCCCTCAGCCGCAGGGAAGCCCTGGCTGGCGAACAGAAAGGCAGCGCGCTCGGCTTCGCGCGCATTGCGAAACAGCTGCCCCTCCATGGCGTTAAAACGGTGTGACGCGGCGAAGAACCGGTAGCCCTCGGGATTACGAACGACAATTCCCGCGGCCTGCGAACTGACTTCGATAATATAGGTGTCTGACATGGCGGCCCCCGTATACGCAACGTTAATGCATAATCCGGGCCACTAACGGCGACGGTACGCAAAGGTTCCTAAGACGGTCAGGCCGATAGCGGCTGGCCGTCCCGGTTGATGGTCTGCGGCCGGCCGTGATCGTCGATCGAGACGTAAGTAAAATGGCCGTCGGTCACCAGGATCGAGTGGCTCTCGTTGCGCCTCAGTACCCATGCCTCGATATGCACGGTGATCGACGTCCTGCCGATCCGCACCAGTGTGGCATGCACGGAGACAACGTCGCCGACGAACACGGCCTTGCGAAAGTTCATGGCGTCGATGGCCACGGTCACAGTGCGCGACTTCGCGGTCTTGGAGGCGAAAATGCCGCCGCCGATATCCATCTGGCTGAGAAGCCAGCCGCCGAAGATGTCGCCGTTCGCGTTGGTGTCGGCCGGCATGGCCAGCGTTCGGATGGTCAGATCGCCGTTTGGTTCCGTCGTCGGATCGGCCGCCCGCTTCGTCGATGACTCAGACATGAGCGCCGCCTGCCGCAAATTGAGTCATGTGAAATTCTCCCAACCGGCATCCGGCACAAAGCGCGGGCCGAACTTTTCCGACAGATCGTGCAATTTGACCACGACGTTTTCCTTGCCGCGTTCTCGCGCATAGTTTAGCGGACCGCCGCGGAACGGCGCATAGCCGGTTCCAAAGATCATTGCGCCATCGACCACATCGGCACTGCCGACGATGCCCTCGCGCAGACAGGC
It encodes the following:
- a CDS encoding ABC transporter substrate-binding protein, with translation MKHMTRQRSRVPTVRLMMTSAAALIAGSITLAAPALADDAAAQKWIDTEFQPSTLSKADQLKELQWFAKAAEPFKGMEINVVSETLTTHEYESKTLAKAFSELTGIKLKHDLIQEGDVVEKLQTQMQSGKNVYDGWINDSDLIGTHFRYGQTIALSDYMTGEGKDVTDPMLDVKDFIGTSFTTAPDKRMYQLPDQQFANLYWFRYDWFTNPDYKAKFKAKYGYDLGVPVNWSAYEDIAEFFTNDIKEINGVKVYGHMDYGKKDPSLGWRFTDAWLSMAGNGDKGLPNGLPVDEWGIRMEGCRPVGSSIERGGDTNGPAAVYSIVKYLDWMKKYAPPQAQGMTFSESGPVPAQGNVAQQMFWYTAFTADMVKPGLPVMNADGTPKWRMAPSPHGAYWKEGMKLGYQDVGSATLLKSTPADRRKAAWLYLQFITSKTVSLKKSHVGLTFIRESDIWDKSFTERAPKLGGLIEFYRSPARVQWSPTGNNIPDYPKLAQLWWQNIGDASSGAKTPQAAMDSLAAAQDSVLERLERSKVQGECGPKLNKKETAEYWYAKSAKDGNIAPQRKLANEKPKGETVDYDTLIKSWPATPPQKRASN
- a CDS encoding DUF2160 domain-containing protein, whose product is MENIAWMAWTPPTAIFFALLAMTLGTMTWLAAVYPEAERVGILRIPTTRGDRLFVSLIVAAVVHLLWIGFVGTDPIATLPIGEEGLGISSLWLATLISLALAVGIFRTV
- a CDS encoding carbohydrate ABC transporter permease; this encodes MHSIPGRRLILSLYLVFLLLPIYWLVNMSFKTNGEIVSTMTLWPHLPTLENYIRIFTDESWYSGYINSLKYVVINTIISISFALPAAYAFSRYRFLGDKHLFFWLLSNRMAPAAVYALPFFNLYSAIGLFDTPWAVALAHCLFNVPLAVWILEGFVSGVPREIDETAFLDGYSFPKFFVKILVPLIASGIGVAAFFCFMFSWVELLLARTLTSVNAKPIAAVMTRTVSAAGMDWGLLAAAGVLTIIPGALVIWFVRNYIARGFALGRV
- a CDS encoding carbohydrate ABC transporter permease, which gives rise to MDKTVNQKAWFLVLPVFLVVAFSAVLPLMTVVNYSIQDTFGNNQFFWNGAGWFKELLDPSSDLGGRFYASLWRNLAFSAIILAIEVPLGIVVALSMPREGWRVAACLVIMALPLLIPWNVVGTIWQIFGRPDIGLLGYTLNHVGMDYNYVSNEFDAWATVIVMDVWHWTSLIALLCYAGLKSIPDAYYQAAQIDGASRWAVFTAIQLPKLNRVLLIGVLLRFMDSFMIYTEPFVVTGGGPGNSTTFVSIELVKIALGQFDLGKAAALSLVYNLIILIVCWIFYTVMTNVGVDRGHREGAV
- a CDS encoding ABC transporter ATP-binding protein — its product is MARIDLVDLAQSYGGPDAAPDSYALKPVSMTWRQGGAYALLGPSGCGKTTLLNLISGIVAPTRGQILFDGVDITPLSTQKRNIAQVFQFPVIYDTMTVGENLAFPLKNRGVPKPEIDKRVAEIAELLDLTPVLTRKATRLTADAKQKISLGRGLVRSDVAAVLFDEPLTVIDPALKWELRSKLKALHRALDLTMIYVTHDQTEALTFADTVVVMHDGRVVQAGTPEELFDRPAHTFVGYFIGSPGMNIVPARVEGREARIDGHTIALQRSYDRLPAGAKIEVGVRPEFVHVAAPGPGRLSATIERIDDLGRVRFARVRVGDVKFSARVPADFSISGSEAGLVFDPARVHIYADSRLVEGVV
- a CDS encoding ABC transporter ATP-binding protein produces the protein MTITLDHVSRAVDGIPTIRDVSLTLERGALSVLLGPTLAGKTSIMRLLAGLDKPTQGRVLVDGKDVTGIDVRKRSVAMVYQQFINYPSLTVYENIASPLRVQGKPKAEIESRVREAAKLLKLEPYLDRTPLQLSGGQQQRTAIARALVKGADLVLLDEPLANLDYKLREELRTELPRIFEESGAIFVYATTEPSEALLLGGRTVCLWEGEVLQIGETSKVYRRPETLKVAEVFSDPPLNVVAIEKKNGTVQYAGGGQAPASGLYADLSDGAYRVGFRAHQLELANGIAGRHAFPATVTVTEITGSESFVHLKRDASNWVAVLQGVHEFAPGDVLDAVLDPDNLFIFDADGRLVAAPEAMRN
- the glpD gene encoding glycerol-3-phosphate dehydrogenase, which codes for MGQVFDLAIIGGGVNGCGIARDAVGRGNSVFLCEMNDLASGTSSWSTKLVHGGLRYLEYYEFRLVRHALMEREILWQIAPHIIRPLRFVLPHHSGLRPAWFLRLGLFLYDHIGGRKLLPPTRTLDLAHDGLGKPLAPGRFRRGFEYSDCFVDDARLVVLTARDAFDRGADIRTRTRATAVSQVDGIWQVTIEDTVSGERSTIRARALVNAGGPWVEKILASGAGVNAKAKVRLVQGSHIVVPKLYAHDRAYIFQNADGRIVFAIPYQDDFTLIGTTDLDYQGDPAQVKISADEISYLCTSVSEYLAKPVKPEDVVWTYSGVRPLYDDGANEAKAATRDYVFELDLPGGAPLLSIYGGKITTYRRLAEEALQKLAPWLKGTKAAEGWTATAPLPGGDFDVSAVDALIAELRRDYPFLTPGHADRLVHAYGTRAHKLLGQAASMADLGQDFGATLTEAEIRYLIENEWAVTADDIVWRRSKLGLRLSAAEVAALEGWLAARRDAPRPAERAARVQT
- a CDS encoding DeoR/GlpR family DNA-binding transcription regulator; the encoded protein is MTGLSHRQTEILNIARATGRVMVDDLVRRFEVSAQTIRKDLNDLCDQRSLTRIHGGAIIASGVENLAYEARRFVAAEEKRAIGIAAAAQIPNGSSLFINIGTTTEEVANALTAHEDLLVITNNLNVAMMLYRHPRIEVIVAGGTVRRSDGAVIGSTAIGLIGQFKVDYAIIGASAIDGEGALLDFDYREVQAAQAIMANARSIMLVADSTKLRRTAAVRIAHLSQIQTFVTDLALPAGLQAICQARGIQVIEALSGSTGEPDETGNDAPLRRKKQASSPKGGCFRFWL
- a CDS encoding acyl-CoA thioesterase, which codes for MSESSTKRAADPTTEPNGDLTIRTLAMPADTNANGDIFGGWLLSQMDIGGGIFASKTAKSRTVTVAIDAMNFRKAVFVGDVVSVHATLVRIGRTSITVHIEAWVLRRNESHSILVTDGHFTYVSIDDHGRPQTINRDGQPLSA